A DNA window from bacterium contains the following coding sequences:
- a CDS encoding FlgD immunoglobulin-like domain containing protein encodes GETTINFSLPSDSHVRLAVYDLSGRLITTLVDDTLTAGRHTLGWDGTASRGTSVQSGVYFYKLDTETDSATRRLVLVR; translated from the coding sequence CGGCGAGACGACGATCAACTTCTCGCTGCCGTCGGACTCGCACGTCCGTCTGGCGGTTTACGACCTGTCGGGCCGTCTGATCACGACGCTGGTTGACGACACACTGACGGCCGGCCGTCACACGCTCGGCTGGGACGGCACTGCCTCCCGCGGGACGAGCGTGCAGAGCGGCGTTTACTTCTACAAACTCGATACCGAAACCGACAGCGCAACCCGGCGACTGGTCCTCGTTCGCTAA